In the Candidatus Roizmanbacteria bacterium genome, GCGCTACGAGAGCAAACGTAGTCTGGAGAACTGCGGAGAAAGAGATTGGTCTCGTGGCATTTGGAGACTCGAAACAAAAACTATCCACCGTCGTCACAGATGAAAGAGACACCGCAACAAGAAAATCTAAGTACTTTAATCACAGTGTACTTCTAAATAATCTTAAACCAAATACTCAATACTATTTTAGTCTTACTAACGAAAAAGAATTGCTTAGCATTAATAACAAAACGATTTTCAGTTTACAAACCGCTGCTCTAGACAATAGGATTAACTCTCTAAAACCAGCGTATGGAACAGTCGTTTCTTCAACCGGAGCACCAGAAAGGAACACGCTTGTCATACTCAGAAGCAAAGGAAGTATCGCTCTTACAACTATCTCAAAAGGCTCCGGCGAATGGCTATTGCCACTCAATGGTCTTTTAAGAGCCGGGAACCTAACTTTATCAGCTCCTTCACTCACCGATCAAGTAACGATCGAGTTCTTTGACGAAAAAGGTAACACTACAAATATAAAAGCTCCGATTCAGCTCATATCACCCGTGTCCGATCCAATAAAAATGGGTCTTAACTACTCACTTCCTGAGGATAAGCTGGTGTTAGGATCTTCAACAGAGGCTGCAAACTCCTCTTCAAAAACAGAGCCAACGATTAAAGATATCCTGAAACTTAGTTACCCTATACAAGATGCAATTATTCCAGTAGGAAATCCTCTAATAAAGGGATTTGCATCCCCTCTTACCACGGTCTCAGTAACTATTCAGGTACTCAGAGGAACTCCAGTAACGGTCTCAAAAAGTACCTTAACTGATTCACAAGGAGTATGGAAAATTGCACTTTCTAAATCCCTATCAGCAGGTTCGTACAATCTTATAGCCAAAAACGGATCATCAACTATAGCAAGGCAGTTTACTATAACTAAAAGTGGTGAGCAAGTGCTAGGAGAGGCAACGGAAAGTGCTCAATTAACTGCTACTCCTACATTTACTCCAACGGCAACCATAACTATTGCGCCTACAGATATCACTCCGACTTTACCATCAACTGGAGGCAATATAACCTACATGATGTATTCAAGCGCCGCATTGATCTTACTTGGACTTGGTCTATTCCTTGTTTTCTAGAACGCTAGATACTGAATACGAGATACTCTATACTAATTTATATGGATCCACTTTCAGTTATTACTTCAGTTAATAAAGTGGCATTGTTTTTCTTTGTACTAGTGCTTGGATTTGTCGTTTATGAGTTCGTCATGTATCTAAAGGAAAACCGTAAATTTGAAAAGCCGACTGTACCGCAGTTTAATCCAAATAATATTGCCTCAAATACATTCACGACAGTCGTCGCTCCTGTCAAGAAAGCCCACACCCTAAATCCACACAAAAAAAATCGTCTTTTGCCTTTACTAATCTCCACCTTAATTCTGATACTCCTTGGAGGACTTGTTTTATTCTATGTACCAAGTACAACAAGTACGCCAGCCAGACTCAAAGATGAAAAACCTACAATTCTGGATGAGGGAATTGGCATATATTCACCTGATTGGCGCGATATCCCGAGATCTCAATTAAATGAATATAAGAATAAGCTAGTATTTATTACCCTGAAGAATTCTGGAGGCTCGAATATTGATAAAGCTCGTATCAGGGTTAACGCCATAGACTGGGCAACCAATCAAGAAACGCTGTTGTTTAACAAGGAACTTAACCTGTACTATATAAAGTATGTAATCGCATCAGACAGTGCGAGATTGAGAATACAAGGCCAGTTGCATGATATGGTTAGTGGTTGGCCAGAATAAATTGTCGAACTATGAATAAAAAAACTATCATAAGAATAGTTCTTCTGCTTCTTATAGGGCTTTTAACGGCAGCCGCTGTGTTGATTGCCATAAAGTTAAACTCAAGTAACCCACTGGATTCCTCAATTGGCAACACTAAAACAAGGGCAACTTTTCAAAAACAGATTGAGATTCCGAACGTTACTATCCCCCCAACTGAGGCACCATCACCAACTCCCACTCAAACACTATTAGCCGTAGCTCCAACAACTGAACTGTCACCTACGGATGCGGTAATTGTCGTTGCACAAACTACTCCTTCACCAACAACAAGTACCACTGAGACCTCAACCATCACTGTTTCACCAAGTGTGGCTACTACAGAAGCTCTGCCAGCTGCAGGATCTTTTCAGTCTCTTCTTGTACTTGCTTTGGCTGCGTCGACAGTAATTGTAGTCTCCCTACTATTTTAAGTACTGCTGAACGTAGGAATGAACAGCGGAGAATGATGCATCCTCTGGTACGAGGACGTACTTACCCTCATAATCCTCGTAGTTTGGAACCTTGAATAACTCCTCAGGAAGTGCCGTAGCACTCTGCTTGAAGTCTCTAAGGAGAACCATATTTCTTAAAAGAAATACTATTTGCTGATTTGTTATATCTCTCTGTATTAAAGAATTTACACCCAGGTAAAAGGTCTCAAGTTTTTCAAGATTAAAGCTAAGCACGAGCTTTGTTATTC is a window encoding:
- a CDS encoding fibronectin type III domain-containing protein; translation: MTYSDLYQKSGFKIPSFIAVAIIAGTSFLVSNFFLGSPQSSQAIKSNVITLDASNISATRANVVWRTAEKEIGLVAFGDSKQKLSTVVTDERDTATRKSKYFNHSVLLNNLKPNTQYYFSLTNEKELLSINNKTIFSLQTAALDNRINSLKPAYGTVVSSTGAPERNTLVILRSKGSIALTTISKGSGEWLLPLNGLLRAGNLTLSAPSLTDQVTIEFFDEKGNTTNIKAPIQLISPVSDPIKMGLNYSLPEDKLVLGSSTEAANSSSKTEPTIKDILKLSYPIQDAIIPVGNPLIKGFASPLTTVSVTIQVLRGTPVTVSKSTLTDSQGVWKIALSKSLSAGSYNLIAKNGSSTIARQFTITKSGEQVLGEATESAQLTATPTFTPTATITIAPTDITPTLPSTGGNITYMMYSSAALILLGLGLFLVF